The following are encoded in a window of Aerococcus sanguinicola genomic DNA:
- a CDS encoding class A sortase: MIPVIGAVAYPDADIYVPIFDGLTEENMLHGASTFFPGEQKLGQGNYPITSHNMNYFGENLLLTPILDKTKMGDSIYVTDLDKIYRFEVDFNEVVPETRVDLVDPKTDQAMLTLMTCTKALGDDPNRKIVQAKLVDTIDFDQADPKTLDLFKGEYRDVEHIY, from the coding sequence ATTCCTGTGATTGGAGCAGTGGCTTATCCAGATGCTGACATTTACGTGCCTATTTTCGACGGTTTAACCGAAGAAAATATGTTGCACGGGGCCTCGACTTTCTTCCCCGGCGAACAAAAATTAGGCCAGGGAAATTATCCCATTACCAGTCATAATATGAATTACTTTGGAGAAAACCTTCTCCTTACGCCTATCTTGGACAAGACCAAGATGGGAGATTCGATCTATGTGACTGACTTAGATAAAATTTATCGTTTCGAGGTCGACTTTAATGAGGTGGTTCCAGAAACACGGGTGGACTTGGTTGATCCTAAGACTGACCAGGCTATGTTGACCCTGATGACCTGTACCAAGGCTTTAGGGGATGACCCCAACCGTAAGATTGTCCAAGCCAAGCTAGTCGATACCATTGACTTTGACCAAGCTGATCCAAAGACTTTGGACCTTTTCAAGGGTGAATACCGTGACGTGGAACATATCTACTAA
- a CDS encoding NADH-dependent flavin oxidoreductase: protein MSKQTTAKYQALFEPVKLPNGIELANRFTLNPLTTNSSSREGFVTDEDLFYAERRSQSAPLQVTTAAYIEDYAQLFEYGPSVRDDRFIYGLSKLAESMQKDGAKAILQLTHAGRFAKIALQDYHVVYGPSRMELKTPVEHTVYPMSQRKIDHVIAQYAAATRRAIQAGFAGVEISNAQRLLPQQFFSPFSNQRDDQYGPQSIENRARFGVEVTAACQKVIEEEGATDFILGFRGTPEETRGSQIGYTVEEFNDYFDRLLDVADLQYYAIASWGHDIYKEKVRAGKYEGQFVNEAVYNHVNGRVPVIATGGINSPDKALEAFQYADMVGLSSVFVTEPDFVTKLEAGREDEIDLGFAVEELDDLKIPHRAFKDLVEFMDFGGSLPQESRDRLRELAEQTPTSYFKEYK from the coding sequence ATGTCCAAACAAACAACTGCCAAATACCAGGCCCTTTTTGAGCCGGTTAAACTCCCTAATGGAATTGAACTAGCAAACCGCTTTACCCTCAACCCCCTCACCACCAATTCATCGTCAAGAGAGGGCTTCGTGACCGATGAAGACCTCTTCTACGCTGAGAGACGGTCGCAATCCGCTCCCCTGCAAGTGACGACTGCTGCCTATATTGAAGACTATGCCCAACTCTTCGAATACGGCCCCAGCGTCCGTGATGACCGCTTCATCTATGGCTTGTCCAAATTAGCTGAAAGCATGCAAAAAGACGGCGCTAAGGCAATCTTACAGCTCACCCATGCTGGCCGCTTCGCCAAGATTGCCCTCCAGGACTACCATGTGGTCTATGGGCCTAGCCGGATGGAACTGAAGACACCGGTCGAACATACCGTCTATCCTATGAGCCAGCGCAAGATTGACCATGTCATTGCCCAGTATGCCGCTGCCACCCGCCGAGCTATTCAAGCAGGCTTTGCCGGGGTGGAAATTTCTAATGCCCAACGTCTCCTCCCCCAACAATTCTTCTCCCCCTTCTCCAACCAGAGAGACGATCAATATGGTCCCCAATCCATCGAAAACCGGGCCCGCTTCGGGGTTGAAGTCACAGCTGCTTGCCAAAAGGTGATTGAAGAAGAAGGAGCTACAGACTTCATTCTTGGCTTCCGTGGCACGCCAGAAGAAACCCGGGGCAGCCAAATTGGCTATACGGTTGAAGAATTTAACGATTATTTCGACCGCTTGCTCGATGTCGCTGACCTTCAATACTATGCCATCGCCAGCTGGGGACATGATATCTATAAAGAAAAGGTCCGCGCTGGCAAATACGAAGGCCAGTTTGTTAATGAAGCGGTTTACAACCATGTTAATGGCCGTGTGCCCGTCATTGCAACCGGTGGAATCAATAGCCCTGACAAGGCCCTTGAAGCCTTCCAATATGCGGATATGGTAGGCCTGTCTTCCGTCTTTGTCACCGAACCTGATTTCGTGACCAAGTTGGAGGCTGGCCGAGAAGATGAGATTGACCTGGGCTTCGCAGTTGAAGAACTCGATGACCTGAAGATCCCTCACCGGGCATTCAAAGACCTGGTTGAATTTATGGACTTCGGCGGCTCCCTCCCCCAAGAATCTCGCGACCGCTTGCGCGAACTTGCTGAACAAACACCCACCTCTTACTTCAAAGAATACAAATAA
- the trkA gene encoding Trk system potassium transporter TrkA, with amino-acid sequence MKISIVGAGAVGSALCEDLSSKQYDVTLIEKDAHKLEDLLANYDIMGVLGNAATISVLEEANIKDCDVFIAVTNYDEINLMASIVAKELGAKYTIARVSNPEYTDYLNFSNGKLGIDLIVNPELEAATEMLNNLDYPSAFSVESFFRGRAHLISLDVSEGSQIDGLALSQLGAVFDHIDKILICVVERQGEIFIPYGDFVIRANDRVYVTGDSQQLREFYKVLGGSTKKIRSTMIVGASNIAFHLVPKLIQRKIAVKVIERKEEKALRLAAENEEAVVIVGDGTHPDLLFEEYLENFDALITLTGIDEENIVLSILAKRLGIGKTLTKMDRVALIEYTGLMDLETVVIPHQLFADRIIHLVRSFVRSYGSNIEKFYRIANNQVEAIEFTVASDSRLVGKSLIEINLVDNVMIGSIFRQGQIIIPSGHDQLQAGDRLIIVAYQRDISDLDDILRG; translated from the coding sequence ATGAAAATATCAATTGTGGGGGCTGGAGCAGTTGGCTCCGCCTTATGCGAGGACCTTTCAAGTAAACAGTATGATGTGACACTGATTGAAAAAGATGCTCATAAATTAGAAGACTTGCTTGCCAACTACGATATTATGGGAGTCTTGGGAAATGCAGCGACCATCAGCGTCTTAGAAGAAGCCAATATTAAAGACTGCGATGTCTTTATTGCAGTGACCAATTATGATGAAATCAACCTAATGGCTTCAATCGTTGCCAAGGAATTAGGGGCCAAGTATACCATTGCCCGGGTGTCTAATCCGGAATATACGGATTATCTGAACTTCTCTAATGGCAAACTTGGGATTGACCTCATCGTGAATCCTGAGCTGGAAGCTGCGACTGAAATGCTCAATAACCTAGACTATCCCTCTGCTTTTAGCGTGGAGTCCTTCTTCAGGGGCCGGGCACATCTGATTAGTTTGGATGTGAGCGAGGGCAGCCAGATTGATGGCTTGGCTCTTAGCCAGTTAGGAGCGGTCTTTGACCATATTGATAAGATCTTGATCTGCGTGGTGGAACGCCAGGGCGAAATCTTTATTCCTTATGGGGACTTCGTGATTCGGGCCAATGACCGGGTCTATGTGACAGGAGATTCCCAGCAATTGCGCGAATTTTATAAGGTCCTAGGTGGGTCGACCAAGAAGATCCGCTCGACCATGATTGTGGGTGCCTCCAATATCGCCTTCCACCTGGTGCCAAAACTCATCCAAAGAAAGATTGCGGTTAAGGTGATTGAGCGCAAGGAGGAAAAGGCCCTCCGCCTAGCTGCTGAGAATGAAGAAGCAGTGGTTATTGTCGGCGACGGGACCCATCCAGACCTATTATTTGAAGAATATTTGGAGAATTTTGATGCCCTCATTACCCTGACGGGGATTGACGAAGAAAATATTGTTCTCAGTATCCTGGCCAAGCGTCTTGGTATCGGTAAGACCCTGACTAAGATGGACCGGGTGGCCTTGATCGAATATACTGGTCTGATGGACCTGGAGACCGTAGTGATCCCCCACCAGCTCTTCGCGGACCGTATTATCCACCTGGTTCGCTCCTTTGTACGTTCCTATGGGTCTAATATTGAGAAGTTCTACCGCATTGCCAATAACCAGGTAGAAGCTATTGAGTTCACAGTGGCTTCGGATTCGCGCTTGGTCGGTAAGTCCTTAATTGAAATTAACCTGGTCGACAATGTGATGATCGGGTCGATTTTCCGCCAGGGACAAATTATTATCCCGAGCGGCCATGACCAGTTACAGGCTGGCGACCGCTTGATTATTGTCGCCTACCAACGTGATATCTCCGACCTGGATGACATTCTAAGGGGGTAG
- a CDS encoding TrkH family potassium uptake protein, producing the protein MNTRVIVHTLGRILAVCGFLMLLPVLVALFYQEGWDNVLAFLGPALFLMLAGGLMGRRKLSNLAIYTKESMLVVALSWIIMSFFGGLPFIFTGSMDSLFDAFFETVSGFTTTGASILTDVESLDHSVLFWRSFTHFIGGMGILVFVLAALPRVDRRAGKIMSAEVPGPSFGKIVPRLSFSARILYALYFVFFLVLILALVLAGMPVFDAILHAFGTAGTGGFGIKATSVAYYDSSLINYILTAGMLIFGVNFNLYFLFFIQRDRRAFKNEELRNYLLIVAGATALIIWNIKDQTAGLGQALEEALFTVASVISTTGFSINDFNQWPEFSKVILLLLMFVGGCAGSTAGGLKVSRLTILWKSFLANTKRIIHPNQAVASRMEGKQVDTAWLTTVKNYFVTYVLLFVFFVLLVAPSMGDLETILSAVATAYNNVGPGLGEVGPAESFAQLSDWNKLVLSFAMLFGRLEIYPMLLLFSKHTWQKI; encoded by the coding sequence ATGAATACACGTGTAATTGTCCATACCCTAGGCCGGATACTCGCCGTCTGCGGTTTCCTCATGTTGCTGCCTGTCTTAGTGGCTCTCTTCTACCAGGAAGGTTGGGATAATGTCCTCGCCTTTCTAGGGCCAGCTCTTTTCCTGATGTTGGCTGGAGGGCTGATGGGGCGGCGCAAGTTGTCGAATCTAGCGATTTATACCAAGGAATCTATGTTGGTGGTCGCCTTGTCTTGGATCATTATGAGCTTCTTTGGGGGCCTGCCCTTTATTTTTACTGGCAGCATGGATTCGCTCTTCGATGCCTTCTTTGAGACCGTGAGTGGTTTTACCACGACGGGGGCCAGTATCCTGACCGATGTCGAATCACTCGACCATTCAGTCCTCTTCTGGCGGTCCTTTACCCACTTTATTGGCGGAATGGGGATCCTGGTCTTTGTTCTAGCCGCCTTGCCCCGTGTTGACCGCCGGGCAGGTAAGATCATGAGTGCTGAGGTTCCGGGACCCAGCTTCGGTAAAATCGTTCCCCGCTTATCTTTTTCCGCCCGGATCCTCTACGCCTTGTACTTCGTCTTCTTCCTCGTCTTAATTCTGGCCTTGGTCCTAGCTGGGATGCCGGTCTTTGACGCCATCCTCCATGCCTTTGGGACGGCCGGAACAGGGGGCTTCGGGATTAAGGCGACCAGTGTTGCTTATTATGACTCCAGTCTGATCAATTATATTTTAACGGCAGGCATGTTAATTTTCGGGGTCAACTTTAATCTCTACTTCCTTTTCTTTATCCAAAGAGACCGCCGGGCTTTTAAAAATGAGGAGTTAAGAAATTACCTCTTGATTGTAGCTGGAGCGACGGCCTTGATTATTTGGAATATTAAAGATCAAACGGCTGGCCTCGGTCAGGCCCTCGAAGAAGCCTTGTTTACTGTTGCTTCGGTGATTTCCACAACCGGATTTTCCATTAATGACTTTAACCAATGGCCAGAATTCTCTAAAGTGATCTTACTTTTATTAATGTTTGTCGGGGGCTGTGCCGGCTCAACGGCGGGTGGTCTCAAGGTTTCGCGTCTGACCATCTTATGGAAGAGCTTCTTAGCTAATACCAAGCGAATCATCCATCCTAACCAGGCCGTCGCCTCACGGATGGAAGGCAAGCAAGTGGACACGGCTTGGTTGACGACCGTCAAGAATTATTTTGTGACCTATGTCCTGCTCTTTGTCTTCTTTGTTCTTCTGGTCGCCCCTTCCATGGGTGACTTAGAGACCATCCTATCAGCTGTCGCGACGGCCTATAACAATGTCGGACCCGGCCTAGGAGAAGTCGGGCCAGCTGAGAGCTTTGCCCAATTAAGTGATTGGAACAAGCTAGTCCTATCCTTCGCTATGCTCTTTGGTCGCTTAGAGATCTATCCGATGCTCCTGCTCTTCTCCAAGCACACCTGGCAAAAAATCTAA
- a CDS encoding dihydroorotate oxidase — protein MAVPSQIHHFHFSNCLMNASGVSCERKEELAALDDSAAGTFITKTATLEAREGNPQPRVETFALGSINSSGLPNQGLPYYLQALADFQAAKPDKTYFLSVTELEEEKIYKILEEVEASDFKGLVELNLSCPNVIGKPQIAYDFETTDRILKRVFSFFTKSLGVKLPPFFDPSHFDQMADILNAYPLAYVNCINSVGNGLVIHDEQVVIKPKQGFGGIGGETIKETALANVHAFYQRLRPEIAIIGTGGVCDGRDVFEHILCGASMVGVGTTLYEEGEGCFASLTEELEAIMKEKGYQSIEDFRGKLKYMD, from the coding sequence ATGGCTGTACCAAGTCAAATTCATCACTTTCATTTTTCTAATTGTCTTATGAACGCTTCGGGTGTTTCCTGTGAAAGGAAGGAAGAACTTGCTGCATTGGATGACTCAGCAGCGGGGACCTTCATCACTAAAACGGCTACCCTGGAAGCGCGGGAGGGAAATCCCCAGCCGCGAGTGGAGACTTTTGCCTTAGGGAGCATTAATTCCTCCGGCCTGCCCAACCAAGGCTTGCCTTACTACCTCCAAGCCCTAGCAGACTTCCAAGCGGCTAAACCGGATAAAACTTATTTCCTCTCTGTTACTGAACTGGAAGAAGAGAAAATCTACAAAATCTTAGAAGAGGTCGAAGCGAGTGACTTCAAGGGACTCGTGGAATTAAACCTATCCTGTCCCAATGTTATCGGGAAGCCGCAGATTGCCTATGATTTTGAAACAACTGACCGGATCTTAAAACGGGTCTTTTCTTTCTTTACCAAGTCCCTAGGGGTTAAGCTGCCCCCATTCTTTGATCCCAGTCACTTTGACCAGATGGCGGATATCCTCAACGCCTATCCCTTGGCCTACGTTAACTGCATTAATTCGGTGGGCAATGGTCTCGTGATCCATGACGAGCAGGTCGTGATTAAACCCAAGCAAGGTTTTGGTGGGATCGGTGGCGAAACCATTAAGGAAACAGCCCTAGCCAATGTCCATGCCTTCTACCAACGCTTGCGGCCAGAGATCGCTATTATCGGGACTGGCGGCGTATGCGATGGTCGAGATGTCTTTGAGCATATCCTTTGCGGAGCCAGCATGGTTGGGGTAGGGACGACCCTCTATGAAGAAGGGGAAGGCTGTTTTGCGAGCCTGACAGAAGAGCTCGAAGCCATCATGAAGGAAAAAGGTTACCAGTCCATTGAAGACTTCCGTGGTAAATTAAAATATATGGATTAA
- a CDS encoding fructosamine kinase family protein, giving the protein MYALTDQQIAQLPLDAIQKLTPVTGGDVNQAYRVQTSQGDYFLLVQANRREDFYKAEIAGLKAMAEAGVRVPEVIAHGELGPDAYLILEFIHEGQGQQADLGQMLAKLHQSHSDRHQFGFDLPYQGGDIRFENTWRDAWKDFFIDQRLIPLEQAISQKGLWQPEDQANYQRVLEIISETLDQHSSSPSLLHGDLWAGNYMFDQNGQPVLFDPACFYGDREFDLGVSLVFGGFSPDFYQAYNDAYPLAPGAQQRLEFYKLYFQALHLYKFGGIYLQSVRQTMARIKDQA; this is encoded by the coding sequence ATGTATGCATTAACTGACCAACAAATTGCCCAATTGCCATTAGACGCTATCCAAAAGCTCACCCCCGTAACAGGTGGTGACGTCAACCAGGCCTACCGGGTTCAAACCAGCCAAGGCGACTATTTTCTCTTAGTGCAAGCTAACCGCCGAGAAGATTTCTATAAGGCTGAAATCGCTGGTTTAAAAGCCATGGCTGAGGCCGGGGTCCGCGTGCCGGAAGTCATTGCCCATGGCGAATTAGGCCCGGACGCCTACCTCATTCTAGAATTTATCCATGAAGGACAAGGCCAGCAAGCGGATCTCGGCCAGATGCTGGCCAAGCTCCACCAGAGTCACTCTGACCGCCATCAATTCGGCTTCGATCTCCCCTACCAGGGAGGCGATATCCGCTTTGAAAACACTTGGAGGGATGCTTGGAAAGACTTCTTTATCGACCAGCGCTTGATCCCCCTCGAACAAGCCATCAGCCAAAAAGGGCTCTGGCAGCCAGAAGACCAAGCCAACTATCAGAGGGTCCTTGAAATAATTAGCGAGACTTTAGACCAGCATAGCTCAAGCCCTTCCCTCCTCCACGGTGACCTCTGGGCAGGTAATTATATGTTTGACCAAAACGGCCAACCGGTTCTTTTTGACCCGGCCTGCTTTTATGGGGACCGGGAATTCGACTTAGGGGTCAGCCTGGTTTTTGGCGGCTTTAGTCCTGACTTCTACCAAGCCTATAATGATGCCTATCCCCTAGCTCCCGGTGCCCAGCAACGCCTAGAATTCTACAAACTCTACTTCCAAGCCCTCCATCTCTATAAATTTGGCGGCATCTACCTCCAATCCGTCCGCCAAACTATGGCGCGGATTAAAGACCAGGCCTAA
- a CDS encoding AAA family ATPase has protein sequence MADRVPGLTYRAVFKGINLLLQEDSNIVTDIVGHGGIGKSQLVRELAAANDFPFFEITCSLLQPGDLTMPVPKEDRIDYYLNPQVQGAVDAAEANPDKKVILFLDEFNRPIAMVQGELMNLVLQRNLMGIDLPDNVVIITAENPSSDVEGFEGSSYATNARDMAINDRTMRIRMGTTLDQWLESFAQADHPKRPGHSMIHPLIRDFLQAEGRQYFIVIDETRDKNPTPRAYERLSELFYNYEGAGYDLLDLADDDLLAFLVEGIDGCIGEEAGQVFLSYLQTHQGDFIKAAEVVEAEGPHLDASILDRYQAMEAIRKKRVIEDLTAYLLDHEDLLTDQDLLNRYLDLFLATEADEVYSLVKRLTEAEAASALGRLNQALSNFDAYVDRAFEITMAVSKK, from the coding sequence ATGGCAGACCGAGTGCCGGGGCTGACTTATCGAGCAGTCTTTAAAGGAATTAATTTATTGCTTCAAGAAGATTCAAATATTGTAACAGACATTGTGGGACACGGGGGGATTGGTAAGTCCCAGCTCGTGCGTGAACTCGCCGCTGCGAATGACTTTCCCTTCTTTGAAATTACCTGTTCGCTCTTACAGCCTGGGGACCTAACTATGCCGGTGCCTAAGGAAGACCGAATCGATTACTATCTCAACCCGCAAGTCCAAGGGGCGGTCGATGCAGCTGAGGCCAATCCGGATAAAAAAGTCATCCTCTTCCTCGATGAATTTAACCGGCCGATCGCTATGGTCCAAGGCGAACTGATGAACCTGGTCCTCCAACGCAATCTTATGGGGATCGACCTGCCAGACAATGTGGTTATTATTACGGCGGAAAATCCGTCTTCTGATGTTGAAGGCTTTGAAGGCTCTTCCTATGCGACCAATGCCCGGGATATGGCTATTAATGACCGGACCATGCGGATTCGGATGGGAACGACTTTAGACCAGTGGCTGGAATCTTTTGCCCAAGCTGACCATCCTAAGCGGCCAGGGCATTCCATGATCCATCCGCTCATCCGGGACTTCCTCCAAGCAGAAGGCCGGCAATACTTCATTGTGATTGATGAGACCCGGGATAAGAATCCGACCCCTCGTGCTTATGAACGCTTATCGGAACTCTTCTATAATTATGAAGGGGCAGGCTATGACTTGCTTGATTTAGCGGATGATGACCTCTTGGCCTTCCTCGTTGAAGGGATTGACGGCTGTATCGGTGAAGAAGCCGGTCAAGTCTTCCTCTCCTACCTCCAAACCCACCAGGGCGACTTTATCAAGGCAGCGGAAGTGGTTGAAGCGGAAGGCCCCCACTTGGATGCTTCTATCCTAGACCGCTACCAAGCTATGGAGGCCATCCGCAAGAAGCGGGTGATTGAAGACCTGACTGCCTATCTTCTGGACCATGAGGATTTATTGACCGACCAGGACCTGCTTAACCGCTACCTGGATCTCTTCTTGGCAACGGAAGCAGATGAGGTCTATAGCCTGGTCAAGCGCTTGACCGAAGCCGAAGCGGCCTCAGCTTTGGGACGCTTGAACCAAGCTCTCTCGAATTTTGACGCTTATGTGGACCGGGCCTTTGAGATCACTATGGCTGTATCGAAGAAATAA
- a CDS encoding VWA-like domain-containing protein, protein MDGIKTDKSRDELLALMGSSQQGLAIDNIDDRYFRLRIAFIIYMNFGADEDYQTFSDLMHEFIGLLTASLMTDRSYSGANDSLFAGIIYRLDRQMSKTLAKPMNLSFEGLRFTLTINPILFFMYYESPKQMLAGIRQICYHIIFNHMTDYDWAFQETEDAKVMSVAMETEINQYIQDLPSHAVSLPGLRKKLDVRLQEKKGTLYYYQEMKKIANDPSHPSHNRTLSTFEKMKGSGQMDDLYSQLAGNFDEDKLSDLRIDSAEQLNDEMKKNFSMQQVIPQGKNNDLHRKIINGLVRKAYDDLTDEMREHLSGQLSEKVKPMNKSRAINWKEIIQRGEGATPVPYRLSKNRMNRRQPFRIDLPGRVLDTATTLIVFVDTSASQNEEALAYSLGELANIQKTLGNQVWLVQVDTKVVKAERLTHQTLSQFSFEGRGGTSFAPAFDWLHDHGFNDHNSVAVYFTDGYGDDGFDRYGYHNMYWILTQADPQEENPLSTESYGKILYLRQSEAYNNQLMQNRLRQTHD, encoded by the coding sequence ATGGACGGAATCAAGACAGATAAAAGTCGGGATGAATTGTTGGCTTTAATGGGTTCTAGCCAGCAGGGCCTCGCTATCGATAATATTGATGACCGCTATTTCCGCTTGCGGATCGCCTTCATTATTTATATGAATTTTGGGGCGGATGAAGACTACCAGACTTTTTCTGACCTCATGCACGAATTCATTGGCCTCTTAACGGCCTCTCTAATGACGGACCGCAGCTACAGTGGGGCTAACGATAGCCTCTTCGCGGGTATTATTTACCGCTTGGACCGGCAGATGAGTAAGACCCTAGCTAAGCCCATGAACTTATCCTTTGAGGGCTTACGCTTTACACTCACGATCAACCCTATCCTTTTCTTCATGTATTATGAGAGTCCTAAGCAAATGTTAGCGGGGATCCGTCAGATTTGCTACCACATAATTTTTAATCATATGACCGATTATGACTGGGCCTTTCAAGAGACGGAGGATGCCAAGGTCATGAGCGTGGCAATGGAAACAGAGATTAACCAGTACATCCAAGACCTTCCCAGTCACGCCGTTTCCCTGCCTGGTTTAAGAAAGAAGCTCGATGTCCGCCTGCAGGAGAAGAAGGGGACTCTCTATTATTACCAAGAGATGAAGAAAATCGCTAATGATCCCTCCCATCCTAGCCACAACCGGACCTTATCGACCTTCGAGAAGATGAAGGGGTCGGGGCAGATGGACGACCTATATAGTCAGCTAGCGGGTAATTTTGATGAAGACAAGCTCTCGGACTTGCGCATTGATTCTGCCGAGCAGCTAAACGACGAAATGAAGAAGAATTTCTCCATGCAGCAGGTCATCCCCCAGGGTAAGAATAACGACCTCCATCGTAAGATCATCAATGGCCTGGTTCGTAAGGCCTATGATGACTTGACCGATGAGATGCGGGAACACTTGTCGGGCCAATTATCAGAAAAGGTTAAGCCGATGAATAAGTCACGGGCCATCAATTGGAAGGAGATTATCCAGAGGGGCGAGGGTGCGACTCCCGTTCCTTACCGCCTGTCTAAGAACCGGATGAACCGACGGCAGCCCTTCCGCATCGACTTACCTGGCCGGGTCTTGGATACCGCAACAACCCTGATTGTTTTTGTTGACACCTCCGCCTCGCAAAATGAGGAAGCCCTAGCTTATAGCCTAGGTGAACTGGCCAATATCCAAAAGACTTTGGGCAACCAGGTCTGGTTAGTCCAAGTCGATACCAAGGTGGTGAAGGCTGAACGTTTGACCCATCAGACCCTATCCCAGTTTTCTTTTGAAGGGCGGGGTGGGACGAGCTTTGCACCCGCCTTTGACTGGCTCCATGACCATGGCTTTAACGACCATAATTCGGTTGCTGTCTACTTTACAGACGGTTACGGGGATGATGGTTTCGACCGCTATGGCTACCATAACATGTACTGGATCTTGACCCAGGCTGATCCTCAAGAAGAGAACCCCTTGTCGACCGAAAGCTATGGCAAGATTCTCTACTTGCGTCAAAGTGAAGCCTACAATAATCAATTGATGCAAAACCGTCTGCGCCAAACCCATGATTAG
- a CDS encoding MTH1187 family thiamine-binding protein, whose translation MSQLNTLCALAIAPYGQGDHLSQYVIQAVKVIQDSGLSYQTHAMTTEIEGDLDEVMAVVTKAAKVLAENGIRTEISFRADIRPGRENAFEQKKASLAREEKKLADKED comes from the coding sequence ATGTCACAATTAAATACCCTATGTGCGCTCGCTATTGCCCCTTACGGACAAGGTGACCACCTGTCACAATATGTCATCCAAGCGGTGAAGGTGATCCAAGATTCAGGACTGTCTTACCAGACCCACGCGATGACGACCGAAATTGAAGGGGATTTGGATGAAGTGATGGCGGTGGTGACCAAGGCAGCTAAGGTCTTGGCTGAAAATGGCATCCGCACCGAAATTAGCTTCCGAGCTGATATCCGCCCAGGCCGAGAAAATGCCTTTGAACAGAAGAAGGCCAGCCTAGCCCGGGAAGAGAAAAAATTGGCTGATAAAGAAGATTAA
- a CDS encoding pyridoxal-phosphate-dependent aminotransferase family protein, whose amino-acid sequence MLNLSPGPSHVTDKVLKAFAQSKTNTDLDHDYTNYQRQVEKKVSQVLQTDAPSFFMIGEALITLEAAIFSMVEAGDRVLVLSNGVYGAGFADFVRFVGGRPVLFEQDWRHGIKLDELEAFLEKDSDFQVATFVHCETPTGISNDIHGIGNLLHRYGILSIVDSVSGIGGEAIDFDRAQVDVLLGGSQKCFSAPVGIGTVTLSQKALDRLDQRQSPIPSFYSNFKSYLNFDNDHFDFPYTMSENLVYAMDAALDQTLSHDFAAKHAKWADNTRQLFQEAGFELYAKDHPANTLTAVLLPEGFSSFDVMAAVKEEGLLIANGDGPLGERILRIAHMGSNMEVEYFEAMYKALDKAFQKVGIPSQVSLAEAFRASDL is encoded by the coding sequence ATGTTAAACCTTAGTCCAGGTCCTTCCCATGTGACTGACAAGGTCCTCAAAGCCTTTGCCCAGTCGAAGACGAATACTGACCTTGACCATGACTACACCAACTACCAGCGCCAAGTGGAAAAGAAAGTTTCGCAAGTCCTACAGACGGATGCCCCTTCCTTCTTCATGATAGGCGAAGCCCTTATCACTTTAGAAGCGGCCATCTTTTCCATGGTTGAAGCGGGTGACCGGGTCTTAGTCCTCTCCAATGGGGTCTATGGCGCCGGCTTTGCGGACTTCGTGCGTTTTGTCGGTGGTCGGCCGGTCCTCTTCGAACAAGACTGGCGGCACGGCATTAAACTTGATGAATTGGAAGCCTTCTTAGAAAAGGACTCTGATTTCCAAGTGGCTACTTTTGTCCATTGTGAAACGCCTACCGGGATTTCTAATGACATCCACGGCATCGGAAACTTGCTCCACCGCTATGGCATCTTATCCATTGTGGACTCCGTCTCTGGAATCGGAGGCGAAGCTATCGACTTTGACCGCGCCCAAGTGGACGTCCTGCTCGGCGGCAGTCAAAAATGCTTCTCTGCCCCGGTTGGCATTGGTACCGTAACATTGTCTCAAAAGGCCTTGGACCGGCTCGACCAGCGGCAAAGTCCCATCCCTTCGTTCTATTCCAACTTTAAGTCCTATCTTAATTTTGACAATGACCATTTCGATTTTCCTTATACCATGAGCGAGAACTTAGTCTATGCCATGGACGCTGCCTTAGACCAAACCCTCTCCCATGACTTCGCCGCTAAGCACGCCAAATGGGCTGATAACACCCGGCAGCTTTTCCAAGAAGCAGGTTTTGAACTCTATGCCAAAGACCATCCTGCCAATACCCTAACAGCTGTACTCCTTCCTGAAGGCTTTAGCAGTTTTGACGTCATGGCAGCAGTTAAAGAAGAAGGCCTCTTAATCGCTAATGGCGACGGCCCTCTCGGTGAACGCATCTTGCGGATTGCCCACATGGGATCCAATATGGAAGTCGAGTATTTTGAGGCCATGTACAAGGCCCTCGACAAAGCCTTCCAGAAAGTCGGCATCCCTAGCCAAGTCTCCCTAGCCGAAGCCTTCCGTGCCTCTGATTTATAA